A window of Streptomyces sp. NBC_01689 genomic DNA:
GAGCGACATGGCGGAACAGTCGCTGCCCCGCGCCGACACCGGGTCGGTCCTCGGTGATCTGCGGGCCAACGCCGCGCTGGTGCGTCGGACCCTGGCCGACGCCCGGCAGGGGCCGCTGTTCCGGGCGGTGATCGCGGCGGCGACGTCCGACGCGCGAACGGCCGAGGCGCTGCGGCGGTTCTACGAGGTGCGGGTGGACGAGTGGGCGCCGTGCGTCGAACAGGGCGTCGCCCGGGGGGAGTTGCCGGCCGGGACGGACCCCGCGCAGGTGGTGCGGGCGGTGTCGGCGCCCCTCTACTACACGCTGCTCACCACTGGCGCGGTGCCGGACGGGGCCGCCGCCGACCGGGCCGCCGAGGCGGCGTTCGCGGCCGCGGCGGCCGGGGTGTACGTCGTCTAACCCAGCGTCTCCCCGAGCACCCGAGCCGCCCGCTCCACGTCCGCGAACCCCACGTACAGCGGGGTGAGGCCGAAGCGGAGGATGTCCGGAGTGCGGAAGTCACCGACCACACCGCGGGCGATGAGCCGCTTCATCACCTCCCCCGCGTCCGCGCACCGCAGCGAGACCTGGCTGCCGCGTTCGGCGTGGGCCGACGGCGTCACGGACTCCACGCGGCCCCCGGGGACGTACGCCTCGACGCACTCCAGGAAGAAGTCGCCCAGCGCGAGCGACTTCGCCCGGACCGCGTCGACCGACACCCCGTCCCACACCTCCAGCGCGGCCTCCAGGGCCAGCATGGAGAGGATGTCCGGCGTACCGACCCGGCCCCGCGGCGCACCCTGCGCCGGTATGAACTCCGCGCTCATGGCGAACGGGTCCGTGTGCGCGTTCCAGCCGGGCAGCGGGGAGTCGAAACGCTCCTGCAGACCGGTCCGGACATAGAGGTACGCGGGCGACCCCGGCCCCCCGTTCAGGTACTTGTAGGTGCAGCCCACCGCCAGGTCGACGCCGTGGGCGTCCAGATCCACGGGCAGGGCCCCCGCGCTGTGGCAGAGGTCCCAGACCGCCAGCGCGCCCGCCGCGTGCACCGCGGCCGTCAGCGCCGGCAGGTCGTGCAGCCGGCCGGTGCGGTAGTCGACGTGGTTCAGCAGCACCGCCGCGGTGCGCGGCCCGACGGCGTCCGGCACCGCCGACGGCTCCACCGGACGCAGCGCGCAGCCCGTCAGCCGGGCCGCCGACGCGGCGATGTAACCGTCCGACGGGAACGTCGTCGCGTCGACCACGATCTCGTCCCGCCCGGCACCGGCCAGCCGCACGGCCCCGACCAGCGCCTTGAAGACGTTCACGCTCGTCGAGTCACCGACCACGATCTGCCCGGGAGCGGCGCCGACCAGCGGCGCCACACGGTCACCGATCCGCTCCGGGGCCGTCCACCAGCCGCTCTCCTCCCAGGACCTGATCCGCAGTTCGCCCCACTGCCTGCGGACCACGTCGTCGACCCGGCCTGGCACGTTCACCGACAGCGCGCCGAGCGAGTTCCCGTCCAGGTACACCACGTCGTCCAGCACGAACTGCTTGCGCAGCGCGGCCAGTTCGTCCGCCGCGTCCAGCGCGGCCGCCCTCCCGGCGTACGACTCAGACATGACTGCGCGCCGTCCACAGCTCGGGGAACACGTTCTTCTGCGCCCGCTTCTCCAGCCAGGCCACCCCGGCGGAGCCGCCCGTACCCGTCTTCGCGCCCATCGCGCGGCGCGTCGCGACGAGGTGGTCGTTGCGCCATCGCCACACCAGCTCCGCGACGTCCGTCAGCGCCTCCCCGAGCCGGGCCAGGTCGTTCTCCGCGTCCCCGGAGTAGAGCTCCGTCCACACCGCCTCGACCCGCGGCGAGGGCTCGTACCGCAGCGACACGTCCCGCTCCAGCACCTCGGCCGGGACCGCGTGCCCCCGCCGCGCGAGCAGCCGCAGCACCTCGTCGTACAGGCTCGGCTCGTGCAGCGCCTTCTCCAGCTCGGCGTGCACCCGCGGCGCGCCCCGGTGCGGGACCAGCATCGACGCGGACTTCTCGCCGAGCAGGAACTCCATCCGGCGGTACATCGCGGACTGGAACCCGGAGCCCTCACCGAGGGCGGACCGGTAGGAGTTGAACTGCGCCGGCGTGAGCTGCGCGAGGGGCCGCCAGGACGCGTTCAGCGCCTCCAGCTCCCGCAGGGACCGCTTGAGGGCCGCCACGGCGACGGGCAGCCGGTCCTCGCGCAGCGCCTGCGCCGCGGTCTCCCACTCGTGCACGATGACCGTGAACCACAACTCCATGACCTGGGTGGTCACCAGGAAGACCATCTCTCCGGGATCGTCGGAGCGGGTCTGCTGCAGATGGGTGAGGACGTCCGCCTGGACGTAGTCCTCGTACGGCGTGGTGCCGTGGAAGTCGAGATGCGGGGTGTCGGGCTCCTGGGCCACCTCGGGCCGGGCCAGATGGGACGACATCGCTGTCTCCTGATACGTGCTCCGGGTAGCGGTCCGCCCCTG
This region includes:
- a CDS encoding TetR/AcrR family transcriptional regulator; translation: MSAEPGTVRPGGRTARVRAAVLHAAGDVLAERGFAHLDLADVARRAEVGKTTVYRRWGSVAGLVADLLSDMAEQSLPRADTGSVLGDLRANAALVRRTLADARQGPLFRAVIAAATSDARTAEALRRFYEVRVDEWAPCVEQGVARGELPAGTDPAQVVRAVSAPLYYTLLTTGAVPDGAAADRAAEAAFAAAAAGVYVV
- the kynU gene encoding kynureninase, with the protein product MSESYAGRAAALDAADELAALRKQFVLDDVVYLDGNSLGALSVNVPGRVDDVVRRQWGELRIRSWEESGWWTAPERIGDRVAPLVGAAPGQIVVGDSTSVNVFKALVGAVRLAGAGRDEIVVDATTFPSDGYIAASAARLTGCALRPVEPSAVPDAVGPRTAAVLLNHVDYRTGRLHDLPALTAAVHAAGALAVWDLCHSAGALPVDLDAHGVDLAVGCTYKYLNGGPGSPAYLYVRTGLQERFDSPLPGWNAHTDPFAMSAEFIPAQGAPRGRVGTPDILSMLALEAALEVWDGVSVDAVRAKSLALGDFFLECVEAYVPGGRVESVTPSAHAERGSQVSLRCADAGEVMKRLIARGVVGDFRTPDILRFGLTPLYVGFADVERAARVLGETLG
- a CDS encoding tryptophan 2,3-dioxygenase family protein; protein product: MSSHLARPEVAQEPDTPHLDFHGTTPYEDYVQADVLTHLQQTRSDDPGEMVFLVTTQVMELWFTVIVHEWETAAQALREDRLPVAVAALKRSLRELEALNASWRPLAQLTPAQFNSYRSALGEGSGFQSAMYRRMEFLLGEKSASMLVPHRGAPRVHAELEKALHEPSLYDEVLRLLARRGHAVPAEVLERDVSLRYEPSPRVEAVWTELYSGDAENDLARLGEALTDVAELVWRWRNDHLVATRRAMGAKTGTGGSAGVAWLEKRAQKNVFPELWTARSHV